From Microbacterium invictum, the proteins below share one genomic window:
- a CDS encoding ABC transporter substrate-binding protein — protein sequence MSRSVRTVLAVSVAAAALIITGCASGTDDADKGYVTPGKLTIGTGEPAYYPYVIDNEPESGEGFEAAVAYAVAEELGFAAEDVVWVRTTFESAIAPGPKDFDFNIQQYTITDERKQAVDFSSPYYAASQAVVSIEGGAADGVDSIEGLKDLTLGAMAGSTSATTIEEAVQPNVEPRLYNSNEDAKAALEANQIDGLVLDLPTAYYATGVYIENSFIVGELPAAGVPDEWGLLLGKDSPLTERVTAALDTLRDNGTLEEITDEWLGSGQGVTLLQ from the coding sequence ATGTCGCGTTCTGTGCGCACTGTTCTGGCCGTCTCGGTCGCAGCCGCCGCCCTCATCATCACCGGGTGCGCGTCCGGCACCGACGACGCCGACAAGGGCTACGTCACGCCCGGCAAGCTCACGATCGGCACCGGCGAACCGGCCTACTACCCCTACGTGATCGACAACGAGCCCGAATCGGGCGAGGGGTTCGAGGCCGCCGTGGCGTACGCGGTCGCCGAAGAGCTCGGCTTCGCCGCTGAAGACGTGGTCTGGGTGCGCACCACCTTCGAGTCCGCCATCGCCCCGGGGCCGAAGGACTTCGACTTCAACATCCAGCAGTACACGATCACCGACGAACGCAAGCAGGCCGTCGACTTCTCGTCGCCGTACTACGCGGCCAGCCAGGCGGTCGTCTCCATCGAAGGCGGCGCGGCCGACGGCGTCGACTCGATCGAAGGACTGAAGGACCTGACCCTCGGCGCGATGGCGGGGTCGACCAGCGCCACCACGATCGAAGAGGCCGTGCAGCCGAACGTCGAGCCGCGCCTGTACAACTCGAACGAAGACGCCAAGGCGGCGCTCGAGGCGAACCAGATCGATGGACTCGTGCTCGACCTGCCCACCGCGTACTACGCGACCGGCGTGTACATCGAGAACTCGTTCATCGTCGGTGAGCTGCCCGCCGCGGGCGTTCCCGACGAGTGGGGCCTGCTCCTGGGCAAGGACTCGCCGCTGACCGAGCGCGTGACCGCTGCGCTGGACACCCTGCGCGACAACGGCACGCTCGAGGAGATCACCGACGAGTGGCTCGGCTCGGGCCAGGGCGTCACGCTGCTGCAGTGA
- a CDS encoding ABC transporter permease subunit produces MTTHQPSALELDRRAYRQGRSRQSVLVAIGSTLAFAVIVWVTIINTPGWASVQQMFFDPEVALQALPRVWDGFLLNLQVLGLSVITVALFALLLATLRTLPGPVFFPLRVLAAAYTDLFRGLPFIIVLYVFGFGIPALTNTRIPLWVLGVVCVTLTYSAYVAEVIRAGIDAVHPSQRLAARALGLNYGQSLRRVVLPQAVRKVTPPLMNDFVAMQKDVGLISILGAVDAVRAAQIETNLIYNFTPYVVAGVLFVLLAIPTIRLTDWYTARVREREQAGAIL; encoded by the coding sequence GTGACCACTCATCAGCCCAGCGCGCTCGAGCTCGATCGGCGCGCGTACCGGCAAGGCCGCTCACGGCAGTCGGTCCTCGTCGCGATCGGGTCGACGCTCGCGTTCGCCGTGATCGTGTGGGTCACGATCATCAACACGCCGGGCTGGGCATCGGTGCAGCAGATGTTCTTCGACCCGGAGGTCGCGCTGCAGGCGCTGCCGCGCGTGTGGGACGGGTTCCTGCTCAACCTGCAGGTGCTCGGCCTGTCGGTGATCACCGTCGCCCTGTTCGCGCTGCTGCTGGCGACCCTGCGCACACTGCCCGGGCCGGTCTTCTTCCCGCTGCGGGTGCTGGCGGCCGCCTACACCGACCTGTTCCGCGGCCTGCCGTTCATCATCGTCCTGTACGTGTTCGGGTTCGGCATCCCGGCCCTGACGAATACCCGCATCCCGCTGTGGGTGCTGGGCGTCGTGTGCGTCACGCTCACGTACTCGGCGTATGTCGCCGAGGTCATCCGCGCAGGCATCGATGCCGTGCACCCCTCGCAGCGTCTCGCGGCGCGGGCACTGGGGCTGAACTACGGGCAGAGTCTGCGCCGGGTCGTCCTGCCCCAGGCGGTGCGCAAGGTGACGCCGCCGCTGATGAACGACTTCGTCGCGATGCAGAAGGACGTCGGGCTGATCTCGATCCTCGGCGCCGTCGACGCCGTGCGGGCGGCGCAGATCGAGACCAACCTCATCTACAACTTCACCCCGTATGTGGTGGCCGGGGTGCTGTTCGTGCTGCTGGCGATTCCCACGATCCGGCTCACGGATTGGTACACCGCGCGTGTGCGCGAGCGCGAGCAGGCGGGGGCGATCCTGTGA
- a CDS encoding amino acid ABC transporter ATP-binding protein, whose protein sequence is MTRIASSTALLRATGVWKSFGDREVLRGVDLSLATHEVVALIGASGSGKSTLLRCLGLLEPIDDGQIFLGDADISDPRVDANSVRARFGAVFQSFNLFPHLSVLDNVTLASRVVRRMPRRAAEERALALLDRVGLADKAKDHPDRLSGGQQQRVAIARAIATDPEVLLLDEITSALDPLLVGEVLELVRQLASDGATILMATHEMAFARDVAHRVVFLDEGRVLEEGTPAEVLAAPREARTREFLARFTA, encoded by the coding sequence GTGACCCGTATCGCCTCCTCGACCGCGCTCCTGCGCGCCACCGGAGTGTGGAAGTCGTTCGGCGACCGCGAGGTGCTGCGCGGCGTCGATCTGTCGCTCGCAACCCACGAGGTGGTGGCCCTGATCGGTGCGAGCGGATCGGGCAAGTCGACGCTGCTGCGCTGCCTCGGACTGCTCGAGCCGATCGACGACGGTCAGATCTTCCTGGGCGATGCCGACATCTCTGATCCGCGAGTGGATGCCAACAGCGTGCGCGCCCGGTTCGGCGCCGTGTTCCAGAGCTTCAACCTGTTCCCGCACCTGTCGGTGCTCGACAACGTGACGCTCGCTTCGCGCGTCGTACGGCGGATGCCGCGGCGTGCGGCCGAGGAACGGGCGCTCGCGCTGCTCGACCGCGTCGGCCTGGCCGACAAGGCCAAAGACCATCCCGACCGGCTGTCGGGCGGACAGCAGCAGCGCGTCGCGATCGCGCGGGCGATCGCCACCGACCCCGAAGTGCTGCTGCTCGACGAGATCACCTCGGCGCTGGATCCGCTGCTGGTGGGTGAGGTGCTGGAGCTCGTGCGTCAGCTGGCCTCGGACGGGGCCACGATCCTGATGGCCACGCACGAGATGGCATTCGCCCGCGACGTCGCCCACCGGGTCGTGTTCCTGGATGAGGGCCGGGTGCTGGAGGAAGGCACGCCTGCCGAGGTACTCGCCGCCCCGCGCGAGGCGCGCACGCGCGAGTTCCTGGCGCGCTTCACCGCCTGA